The DNA region AGGTCATCAGGATCATCAGCGCGACGGTGGGCCTGATGCCGGGGAGGGTGACGTACCAGAACTCCTGCCACCGATTGGCCCCCTCGATCCTAGCCGTCTCGTACAGGTCGGCGGGGATGCCCTGCATCGCCGTCAGGAACAGCACCATGAGGAAGCCCCACCAGTGCCAGTTGTCTACAAAGGCGATCGCGGGCAGAGCCGTGCTCGGCTGGCCCAGAAAGGGCTGGGCCAGCCCCCGGAAGCCCGTCCACCTGGCCACGAGGGCGCCCAGCCCGAGGTCAGGATCCATCAAGGACTGCCAGATGAAGGCGGTGACGACGCTGGGGAGCACGTAGGGCAGGAACAGCCCTATGCGGTAGAGCATGGCCCCCCGGCGGATCGGGGCCAGCAGGCTGGAGGCCACCAGGGCCATGACCATCGGCACCGTCAGGAAGAAGCCCATGTACAGCAGGTTGTGCGCGAGGGCCGACCAGAAGCCCGAGGACGTCTCCAGCATCCGTCGGTAGTTGTCGAGCCCCACGAAGTGGGCCTGCCCCACGCCCGACCAGTCGGTGAAGGAGTAGTAGATGGCGCCCACGGCTGGGCCGGTCATCACCACCAGGTTGAGGCCGAGCGCGGGCAGCACGAACAGCCACGGCAGCACCAACCTGCGCCGACGCCAGGACGCCCCACCAACCACGGCGCGCCCCTGACTCAGTACCCGCTCCTGCGTCTGACTTCCCATCCTTCGCTCCTCTCCATGCTCTTTTGTGGCCGCCCCCTTACCGCTTGGGTATGGGGGGAACCTTGCCCTCTCGCCTCTCCTGATCGAACACCTTCTGGTGCCCCTCGAGGTACTCCTTCACCGTCATCTTGCCGGCCCACACATCCTCGATCTTCTCGATGAGCCAGTTCTCGGCCGCTGGCGGCCAGAAGGTCCAGGTGGTGTAGCCGTAGCTGCCCTGATTCGAAGCCTGCACCAGGTGCTCGAAGATCTGTATCTGGCGCGGATCCATCCCCTTGAGCTGGCTGGCCTTGATCTTGATCGGGGCGGGCTCGACCCCGCAGTGGGTCACCACACGCGCATCCACCTCGGGAGAGAAGAAGTAGTCCAGGAAGTAGGCCACGGCATCGGGACTCTTGGAGTGCGCGTTGATCGAGAGGGTTGAGCCTATCGCCAGGTCGTAGATCTCCCGACCGGATGAGGAAGGCACCGGCACCCAGCCCCAGTCGTTCTCGTTGTGCGCCGCCTTACCGAAGTAGTTCTTCAGGTCGGCGATCACCCAAGTCCCTTCCAGGTCCATGGCTGCCTTGCCGTCGCCGAAGGCAGCCAGGCGTGTGTTGGTGTTGGTGGTGTAGTACCTGGCCAGCCCTCCCATGAACCAGCCGTTCTTCTGCATCTGCAGCAGTAGATCTATGGCTCGGACGAACTCCGGGTCATCCCAGCGCTTCTGGCCGAGGAGCGCCTGGTACACCGCATCGGGACCCGCCACGTGGTTGAGGAACTCGCCCACGAACCACTCGTTGGCGGGCCGCCAGTCGGCGTTCCCGTGAGCGAAGGGGATTATACCCTTGGACTCGATCTGCTGGCAGAGCCTCATCAGCTCGTCCATGGTGCGTGGGGGTTTCCAGCCGTGCTGCGCGAACAGCGTCTTGTTGTAGTACAGCACGAGCGTCTCCATCTCGTTGGGCAGGCTGTAGATCTTGCTGTTGACCATGCCCAGGGGGAGGGCCCAGGAGAGGTACCGAGCTCGCCAGCCGTAGCGAGTGATGTACTCATCTAGCGGCGCCAGTTGGTTGGCCGCGGCCAACGCCACCGCGAACGAGGGTCCAGGCGTGCCCACCAGGTCCGGGCCTCCACCACCTGCCAGCGCGGTGCGCGTTGCATCCCAGGAGTTCGCCCTGAAGGTTGGCTCGACCTTCACCTTGGCTTGGCTGCTG from Thermobaculum terrenum ATCC BAA-798 includes:
- a CDS encoding carbohydrate ABC transporter permease, producing MGSQTQERVLSQGRAVVGGASWRRRRLVLPWLFVLPALGLNLVVMTGPAVGAIYYSFTDWSGVGQAHFVGLDNYRRMLETSSGFWSALAHNLLYMGFFLTVPMVMALVASSLLAPIRRGAMLYRIGLFLPYVLPSVVTAFIWQSLMDPDLGLGALVARWTGFRGLAQPFLGQPSTALPAIAFVDNWHWWGFLMVLFLTAMQGIPADLYETARIEGANRWQEFWYVTLPGIRPTVALMILMTSIWSFLVFDYVWILTQGGPAGASEVLATLVYKAAFQNFQAGYAAAIGLTMSLLAGVVITIFVVLRWRGWEI
- a CDS encoding ABC transporter substrate-binding protein, yielding MGNTRDHRITRRDLLRWVGAGAGALAVGGLVQACGGAAGTTPSPTAAPGASPSPTPTAPSAAPTQAPPTPTQATGYTGPAATITMWFDTTGGAQGAKCVVASAIDPFNSSQAKVKVEPTFRANSWDATRTALAGGGGPDLVGTPGPSFAVALAAANQLAPLDEYITRYGWRARYLSWALPLGMVNSKIYSLPNEMETLVLYYNKTLFAQHGWKPPRTMDELMRLCQQIESKGIIPFAHGNADWRPANEWFVGEFLNHVAGPDAVYQALLGQKRWDDPEFVRAIDLLLQMQKNGWFMGGLARYYTTNTNTRLAAFGDGKAAMDLEGTWVIADLKNYFGKAAHNENDWGWVPVPSSSGREIYDLAIGSTLSINAHSKSPDAVAYFLDYFFSPEVDARVVTHCGVEPAPIKIKASQLKGMDPRQIQIFEHLVQASNQGSYGYTTWTFWPPAAENWLIEKIEDVWAGKMTVKEYLEGHQKVFDQERREGKVPPIPKR